TATTGAGTTTCATCCGATTCGCTGCTCTGCCAACCAGATCATTCAGTTCGTAGAGGGTATTTCTGCCAAAGATGAGATTGATGAGGACACGTTAGGTGGGCCTATTATGTTGCCCACCTATTATGGTGAAGAAGTTGCTCCAGACTTGCTCGCACTAGAAGCCTGGCTGTCGTTGTCTCGAGAAGACATAGTCATGTACCACACCAGTACGATTTACTCAGTGTGTGCGATTGGTTTTGCCCCTGGCTTTGCATTTCTAGCAGAGCTACCCGAGCAAATACGTGCACCTAGACACGTCACACCTCGCTCGTTTGTGCCAAAAGGCAGTGTCGGTATCGCAAACAACCAAACCGCCGTCTACCCCAACGACACTCCGGGAGGATGGCAAATTATTGGCAATTGTCCTTTACCCCTGTTTAATCAAGCTTCACCAGATCAATCACTTCTAAAAGTCGGTGACCGAGTGCAATTCCATGCTATTAGTAAACAGAAGTTTTTGTCACTAGGAGGGCGCTTATGGGACGCCTAATTGTCATCAATGATAATCATCATATAACGACTCAAGACTTAGGCCGATTTGGAGCCAGTAAATACGGACTCACTCAAGGTGGCGCCGCAGACCTTCATGCTCACTGTTGGGGACAAAAACTACTGGGTAACACCATGTCTAGCACCAGCCTCGAAATACTATTGGGGCGTGCCAAATTCCGAGCCGAGGGCGATATGACCCTTGTTCTCACTGGCGCAGATTGCAACGCCGAGATACTGACAGGGAGCACAGATAGTAGAAGAGTGGTCAATTGGCATCCATTTGGCCTCAGAGATGGACAAGAGTTGCATTTATCGATCCCGAGAACAGGTTGCCGAACCTATATCTCTGCGAGCGGCGGATTCGATGTCGCAACCTTCATGGGAAGCACATCGACCGTCGAGCGCGATGGGGTCGGTGGTATCAAAGCAGGTTTGCCATTAGCTAATGGAGATTCGCTAAAGTCAGTCGACAGCGATTCATCCATTCCTTCCGATAACATGCCCAGAACGGCAATGCCCAATTACGAAGGCGTACGCACACTTCGTATTATCCCTAGCTTTCAATATCACCAATTGGATAGGTATCTTCTACAAAGAGTTCTGCAGCAACCTTACAGTGTCAGTCCGAACAGCAACAGAATGGGCGTTAGACTACAAGCAAGACTTGAGTCTGAGCCAGTAAATACTGACTCACTCATTTCCGAAGGTATTGTCTGTGGTGCTGTACAAATCCCGCCCGACGGCAATCCTATTGTCATGTTAAGCGACCATCAAACGCTTGGCGGGTATCCAAAACTTGGTGTGGTCGCATTTCGCGACCTTTCCGTTGCGGCTCAATTAAGACCCGGAGATGCTGTACGTTTACGCCTTACTAACCTCCCATTGGAGAGGCTGAAGCAGCGCGCATTTTATCGCTACTTTAATTTGTAACAAGGTCACTCAATACCTAGCTCTCGGTCACGTCCATCATGGCAAACTTAGATGGTGGAAGACCAAAGTAGACCTTAAAGCGCTGCGAGAAATACGACGGGTCGTTGAAGCCACACGCGAACGCAACGTCAGACACCTTCTCTCCCTGCAAGAGCATCTCACAGGCTTTTTCCATACGAACATCCGTTAAATAATCGGTAAAGGTACTGTTAAACTGCGATTTAAAGCGGCGCT
This window of the Vibrio maritimus genome carries:
- the pxpB gene encoding 5-oxoprolinase subunit PxpB, which translates into the protein MKTPSIEQVSESALLLTFASRIDTSLPTKIASIANQLEQAFSGSITNCTPSYTTLLIEFHPIRCSANQIIQFVEGISAKDEIDEDTLGGPIMLPTYYGEEVAPDLLALEAWLSLSREDIVMYHTSTIYSVCAIGFAPGFAFLAELPEQIRAPRHVTPRSFVPKGSVGIANNQTAVYPNDTPGGWQIIGNCPLPLFNQASPDQSLLKVGDRVQFHAISKQKFLSLGGRLWDA
- a CDS encoding biotin-dependent carboxyltransferase family protein: MGRLIVINDNHHITTQDLGRFGASKYGLTQGGAADLHAHCWGQKLLGNTMSSTSLEILLGRAKFRAEGDMTLVLTGADCNAEILTGSTDSRRVVNWHPFGLRDGQELHLSIPRTGCRTYISASGGFDVATFMGSTSTVERDGVGGIKAGLPLANGDSLKSVDSDSSIPSDNMPRTAMPNYEGVRTLRIIPSFQYHQLDRYLLQRVLQQPYSVSPNSNRMGVRLQARLESEPVNTDSLISEGIVCGAVQIPPDGNPIVMLSDHQTLGGYPKLGVVAFRDLSVAAQLRPGDAVRLRLTNLPLERLKQRAFYRYFNL